A window of the Drosophila simulans strain w501 chromosome 2L, Prin_Dsim_3.1, whole genome shotgun sequence genome harbors these coding sequences:
- the LOC123327059 gene encoding uncharacterized protein LOC123327059, producing MYRQIWVDPKHTPFQRILFRNKEGDIRDFELKTVTFGVNCAPFLAIRVLQQLAEDIQVPFPNASRIIQQHMYVDDVLAGANSVNEAQSSIRELQAALSASGFPLRKWTSNNKSVLKDVPAEHLLHSEFLDIDAESTAKTLGIRWRAKSDEFYFVPPDIVVEASYTKREVLSQIARLFDPAGWLAPFIIRSKIFMQEIWLQNLGWDDKLPTEMSQRWQSFLEEYSDLNQIRVPRWIWYQPEVIIEHHGFCDASQRAYGAAIYIRVEVGQKILTRLLTAKTRVAPVKTVSLPRLELCGAVLLTEMVTAILPHMPSASSNIRCWTDSTIVLAWLRKPACNWTTFVANRVAKITQATPVDCWAHVRSEQNSADLASRGVSLHELADNHLWWHGPEWLQGPRELWPAQSDTLPVTELEQRAVKVHFVKAPSIDFLERFSKLDKALRVLVYVQRFLKRCRKGSFLPNSRPTSEEIRGAERTLTSIAQRRAYGQELQHLTEKRPLPVSSPLVNLFPFIDQHGLLRACGRLTASKTLQYDERHPIILPYNCRLSRLVVQFTHQITLHGGSQLIVRLIRSKYWIPKIKNLVKAVVNPCKICTIYKKRLQTQLMGDFPTDRVSFSRAFTYTGIDYAGPGLRSFRSEARLSSTGPFG from the exons ATGTATCGTCAGATCTGGGTCGATCCAAAACACACCCCGTTTCAAAGAATTCTGTTCCGAAACAAGGAAGGAGATATCCGAGACTTCGAATTAAAAACAGTTACCTTCGGGGTCAACTGCGCCCCCTTCCTCGCCATTCGAGTCTTGCAACAGCTGGCAGAGGATATCCAAgtgccatttccaaatgccagccgcaTCATCCAGCAGCACATGTACGTCGACGACGTTCTGGCAGGGGCGAATTCCGTAAACGAAGCCCAAAGTTCAATTCGAGAGTTGCAAGCAGCCCTAAGTGCCTCCGGGTTTCCGCTACGAAAGTGGACctcaaacaacaaaagcgtccTTAAAGACGTCCCGGCCGAACACCTCCTTCATAGCGAGTTCCTCGACATCGATGCCGAAAGCACGGCCAAGACGCTCGGTATTCGGTGGAGGGCAAAGTCCGACGAATTCTATTTCGTTCCTCCAGACATAGTTGTGGAGGCCTCCTATACAAAGCGAGAAGTTTTGTCCCAAATCGCTAGGTTGTTCGATCCTGCCGGGTGGCTCGCGCCGTTCATAATCCGGTCAAAAAtattcatgcaggagatttggttgCAAAACTTAGGCTGGGACGATAAGCTTCCCACTGAAATGAGTCAGCGGTGGCAATCGTTTTTAGAGGAGTATTCCGACCTCAACCAGATCCGGGTTCCGAGATGGATCTGGTACCAGCCTGAGGTAATCATAGAGCACCACGGTTTCTGTGACGCGTCCCAGAGAGCCTATGGAGCGGCGATATACATCCGCGTCGAGGTGGGGCAAAAGATCCTGACTCGCCTGCTTACAGCCAAAACACGAGTGGCCCCGGTAAAAACCGTCTCCCTTCCTCGGCTAGAGCTCTGTGGTGCCGTGCTGTTAACCGAAATGGTGACAGCAATCCTCCCGCACATGCCCTCCGCCAGTTCAAATAtccgctgctggacagattccacaatcgtcttagcctggCTACGAAAGCCTGCGTGCaactggaccacatttgtggccaacagagtTGCCAAGATCACGCAGGCGACGCCAGTCGACTGTTGGGCACACGTTCGCTCAGAACAAAACTCCGCCGATCTAGCCAGTCGAGGCGTATCCTTACATGAATTGGCAGATAACCATctctggtggcacggaccagAGTGGCTGCAAGGGCCACGAGAGCTATGGCCAGCACAAAGTGACACTCTTCCAGTGACCGAGCTAGAGCAGCGCGcggtcaaagtgcattttgtcaagGCCCCGTCCATCGACTTTCTCGAGCGTTTCTCCAAGTTGGACAAGGCCCTGCGAGTTCTGGTCTATGTTCAACGCTTCCTTAAACGCTGCCGCAAAGGTTCGTTCTTGCCCAACTCACGCCCTACAAGTGAAGAGATCCGAGGGGCAGAACGAACTCTGACCTCCATTGCGCAGCGCAGAGCATATGGCCAAGAGCTTCAGCATCTGACCGAGAAAAGGCCTCTTCCAGTGTCAAGTCCGTTGGTGAATTTGTTCCCGTTCATTGACCAACACGGCCTGTTAAGGGCGTGCGGCCGTCTCACTGCCTCCAAAACcctgcaatatgatgaacgtCATCCGATTATTCTCCCCTATAACTGTAGACTGTCGCGCCTTGTCGTCCAATTTACTCACCAGATTACTCTTCATGGCGGTAGTCAATTGATCGTACGCCTGATCCGATCGAAGTATTGGATTCCTAAAATCAAGAATCTGGTGAAGGCTGTGGTCAATCCTTGTAAGATTTGCACGATTTACAAGAAGAGACTCCAAACACAGCTGATGGGCGATTTCCCGACAGATAGAGTCTCCTTCTCTAGGGCGTTCACCTACACGGGTATCGACTATGCCGGCCc CGGCCTTCGCTCGTTTCGTAGCGAGGCGCGGTTGTCCTCAACGGGTCCATTCGGATAA
- the LOC120285787 gene encoding uncharacterized protein LOC120285787, whose amino-acid sequence MAPRPRATQSLESRRTRGIKSYRCRVCSGIHALRKCKRFHKLSAEKRLRAVLINKYCSNCLAHQHSGGDCRSQEGCKKCGGDHHTLLHMHEVLPAPNPAALPAPTRRERHPAAPRPVRISRTPPPAPVANNRPRQQQQKAVPILPTAIVVLDTGSKTFETGAMIDPCMPVSSIDRSLAAAFRLPITRLGSNEICSVTLRSRTSTFRLNVVLKIEPSLRIRTPIRALSDAARAKFDGVRLADERFHRPASISLVLGSDVYANLIQPGFLKIEDGLPVAQNTVFGWTVSGTCAK is encoded by the coding sequence ATGGCTCCGCGACCTCGTGCCACCCAGTCGTTGGAAAGCAGACGTACTCGAGGTATCAAATCCTACCGCTGCCGAGTCTGCTCTGGAATCCATGCACTTCGGAAGTGCAAGAGGTTCCACAAActgagcgctgaaaagcgccttcgggcagtacttattaataagtactgctcgaactgcctcgcccatcagcactcaggaggagactgtcgcagccaagagggatgcaagaagtgtggaggagaccaccacaccctactccacatgcacgaggtcCTCCCCGCTCCGAACCCGGCAGCGCTACCAGCTCCGACGCGCAGAGAGCGCCATCCCGCTGCACCTCGTCCGGTCCGGATTTCCCGCACTCCGCCACCAGCCCCAGTCGCCAACAATCGCCCGcgtcagcagcaacagaaggcTGTCCCCATACTGCCTACAGCCATCGTCGTGCTGGACACGGgctcgaagaccttcgagaccgggGCCATGATCGACCCATGCATGCCGGTGAGCAGCATCGACCGGTCGTTAGCGGCTGCGTTCCGGCTGCCCATCACTCGGCTGGGAAGCAACGAGATCTGCTCGGTGACACTCCGGTCCCGAACCAGCACCTTCCGACTCAACGTCGTCCTGAAGATCGAACCCAGCCTAAGGATCCGGACACCCATCCGAGCTCTGAGCGACGCCGCCAGGGCCAAGTTTGACGGTGTTCGTCTCGCGGACGAGCGCTTCCACCGGCCGGCCTCCATCTCCCTCGTGTTGGGATCAGATGTATATGCCAATTTGATCCAACCGGGGTTCCTAAAAATTGAGGATGGGTTGCCCGTCGCGCAGAACACGGTGTTCGGATGGACCGTTTCTGGAACGTGCGCGAAATGA
- the LOC6731890 gene encoding lysosomal aspartic protease has product MQVGQLIIIPLFLLLLGHSMGQLRRTPITRQIKQNKTHANVKAEKIVLAAKYFLVDRQSSQTTQVLANGFNLEYTIRLCIGTPPQCFNLQFDTGSSDLWVPSAKCPSTNEACQKHNKYNSSASSSHVEDGKGFSIQYGSGSLTGFLSTDTVDIDGMVIRNQTFAEAVDEPGSAFVNTIFDGIIGMAFASISGGIATPFDNIIRQGLVKHPVFSVYLRRDGTSQLGGEVIWGGIDRSIYRGCINYVPVSMPTYWQFTANSVKVRDILLCNGCQAIADTGTSLIAVPLRAYKAINKVLNATDAGDGEAFVDCNNLCKLPNVNLNIGGTTYTLTPKDYIYKVQADNNQTLCLSGFSYLQGNLLWILGDIFLGKVYTVFDVGKERIGFAKLKKHSSYSAYASSYVKEPASYGIDYYSYGDDYSRFFT; this is encoded by the coding sequence ATGCAAGTCGGCCAACTAATAATTATACCACTATTTTTACTGCTGCTTGGCCATTCGATGGGCCAACTGAGGAGGACTCCCATCACTCGGCAGATCAAGCAGAACAAGACCCATGCCAATGTGAAGGCGGAGAAGATCGTGCTGGCGGCCAAGTACTTCCTGGTGGACAGACAATCCTCACAAACGACACAGGTGCTGGCCAACGGATTCAATCTGGAGTACACCATTCGGCTATGTATCGGAACACCACCGCAGTGTTTTAATCTTCAGTTCGACACTGGATCATCCGActtatgggtgccgagtgcGAAGTGTCCAAGCACCAACGAAGCCTGCCAGAAGCACAATAAATACAACTCAAGTGCGTCCAGTTCCCACGTCGAGGATGGCAAAGGATTTAGCATACAGTACGGCTCAGGCAGCTTGACTGGATTTCTCTCCACGGATACGGTGGACATCGATGGTATGGTAATCAGGAATCAGACTTTCGCCGAGGCCGTCGATGAACCAGGTTCAGCCTTTGTGAACACCATTTTTGACGGCATAATTGGAATGGCATTTGCGTCCATCTCCGGAGGAATCGCCACACCCTTTGACAACATCATCCGGCAAGGATTGGTCAAACATCCGGTGTTCTCTGTCTACCTCAGGCGCGATGGCACCTCACAGCTTGGCGGAGAAGTCATCTGGGGAGGAATCGATCGGAGCATCTACAGGGGTTGCATCAACTACGTTCCCGTATCGATGCCTACCTATTGGCAATTTACGGCTAATTCGGTGAAAGTCAGGGACATCCTGCTCTGCAACGGATGCCAGGCCATTGCCGATACTGGCACCTCGCTCATCGCCGTTCCCCTGCGAGCCTATAAAGCGATCAATAAAGTGTTGAATGCCACCGATGCTGGAGATGGAGAAGCCTTTGTGGACTGCAACAACCTCTGCAAACTGCCGAATGTTAATCTAAATATCGGTGGCACTACCTATACGCTAACCCCAAAGGATTACATCTACAAGGTCCAAGCGGATAACAATCAAACCCTGTGCCTATCCGGCTTCAGCTACTTGCAGGGAAATTTACTTTGGATACTGGGAGACATTTTTCTAGGAAAGGTCTATACGGTCTTCGATGTGGGCAAGGAGAGAATTGGATTCGCCAAACTAAAGAAGCATTCCAGTTATAGTGCTTATGCCTCCAGTTATGTGAAAGAACCAGCTAGCTATGGCATCGATTACTATTCCTACGGCGATGATTACTCCAGATTCTTTACCTGA
- the LOC6731891 gene encoding lysosomal aspartic protease — MRQLLVLLVLVGIGHSAAKLNRVQLHVNKNFTKTHGSVKAEKTVLASKYSFLAENSFSVSSSSATENLHNSMNNEYYGVIAIGTPKQRFNILFDTGSANLWVPSASCPASNTACQRHNKYNSAASSTYVANGEEFAIEYGTGSLSGFLSTDTVTIAGISIKDQTFGEALSEPGTTFVDAPFAGILGLAFSAIAVDGVTPPFDNMVSQGLLDEPVISFYLKRQGTAVRGGELILGGIDSSLYRGSLTYVPVSVPAYWQFTVNTIKTNGILLCNGCQAIADTGTSLIAVPLAAYRKINRQLGATDNGGGEAFVRCGRISALPKVNLNIGGTVFTLAPRDYIVKVTQYGQTYCMSAFTYMEGLSFWILGDVFIGKFYTVFDKGNERIGFARVADY; from the coding sequence ATGAGACAGTTGCTAGTTTTATTGGTGCTTGTCGGGATTGGCCATTCCGCTGCCAAGTTGAATCGCGTCCAGCTCCACGTGAACAAGAACTTCACCAAGACCCATGGCAGTGTTAAGGCCGAGAAGACCGTGTTGGCATCCAAGTACTCCTTTTTGGCGGAGAACTCTTTCAGTGTCAGTTCCTCGAGTGCCACCGAAAATCTGCATAACTCCATGAACAATGAATACTACGGCGTGATTGCCATCGGAACACCAAAGCAGAGATTCAACATTCTGTTCGACACGGGATCCGCCAATCTTTGGGTTCCAAGTGCCAGTTGCCCGGCTTCGAATACCGCCTGCCAGAGGCACAACAAGTACAACTCGGCGGCATCTAGCACGTATGTGGCCAATGGTGAGGAGTTCGCCATCGAATATGGAACTGGCAGTCTGTCCGGTTTCCTGTCCACCGACACTGTGACCATAGCGGGAATCAGCATCAAGGATCAGACATTCGGCGAAGCACTCAGCGAGCCGGGTACAACCTTCGTGGATGCTCCTTTCGCTGGAATCCTCGGACTGGCCTTCAGTGCGATTGCCGTGGATGGAGTGACTCCACCGTTCGACAACATGGTCTCCCAGGGACTGCTCGATGAGCCCGTTATCTCCTTCTACCTCAAGCGACAAGGAACCGCTGTGCGCGGTGGTGAACTGATCCTGGGCGGTATTGACTCAAGTCTCTATAGGGGAAGCCTCACCTATGTGCCCGTTTCCGTTCCTGCCTACTGGCAGTTCACGGTGAACACCATCAAGACCAATGGCATTTTGCTGTGCAACGGATGCCAGGCCATCGCCGATACGGGCACCTCCTTGATCGCAGTTCCACTGGCCGCCTACAGGAAGATCAATCGCCAGCTGGGCGCTACCGATAATGGCGGCGGAGAGGCATTCGTGCGGTGCGGTCGTATCTCAGCACTGCCCAAGGTCAACCTGAATATCGGTGGCACTGTCTTCACCCTGGCACCCAGAGATTACATTGTCAAGGTGACGCAGTATGGACAAACCTACTGCATGTCCGCCTTCACCTACATGGAGGGTCTGAGCTTCTGGATTCTGGGTGACGTGTTCATTGGCAAGTTCTACACGGTGTTCGACAAGGGCAACGAAAGGATTGGTTTCGCCAGGGTGGCGGATTATTAA